One genomic window of Solanum dulcamara chromosome 12, daSolDulc1.2, whole genome shotgun sequence includes the following:
- the LOC129877715 gene encoding serine/threonine-protein kinase D6PK-like, whose product MKRTTESGKPPVLYRTEAEVTNIYSTFKKEVGTISDAHDFLDIDFTVPLQTWKGNHSYQEQDKLMPNAGTIKQCDDSLEDSGFTTFHGASHPPEPVDTDLTKPVYVPIGPNKVDGKCLVKNMSLKGPSLDDISIDVLNMKPSSFLLSPAERWTENPNDLGVVSSPFMVSHPSQNTLASLLPDSEEKECLWDASLSPSSNVSPHSTIGSTGVGTAMNIPNSCTSTYRSDPLMSESLLITDRNYESTRSRLIMRGDSLESTKTSFSRASDSSDLSDDSNWSNITGSANKPHKGNDPRCKAILAIRARDGILGMSHFRLLKRLGCGDIGTVYLSALNGTCCDFAMKVMDKASLATRKKLTRSRTEKEILQLLDHPFLPTLYTHFETDRFSCLVMEYCPGGDLHTLRQRQPGKHFSEYAARFYAAEVLLALEYLHMLGVLYRDLKPENVLVRDDGHIMLSDFDLSLKCAVSPMVIRTSSDDPFKRAALCVQPACIAPTSTCIQPTCFLPRIFPQKNKKRSQKPRTEPGFSANAMPELVAEPTAARSMSFVGTHEYLAPEIIKGEGHGNAVDWWTFGIFLYELLYGKTPFKGSGNRATIFNVVGQQLKFPDSPTTSSASRNLIQGLLIKEPQHRLGVKRGASEIKQHPFFEGVNWALIRSSTPPEVPRQVEVELPRKFKQVDSVGVCSKRIAGTDVNSGGNYVDIEFF is encoded by the exons ATGAAAAGGACAACTGAATCAGGAAAACCACCAGTGCTGTACCGTACTGAGGCTGAGGTGACAAATATTTACTCAACCTTCAAAAAAGAGGTGGGAACTATATCCGATGCCCATGACTTTCTGGATATTGACTTCACCGTTCCTCTTCAAACATGGAAAGGAAACCACTCGTATCAGGAGCAAGACAAACTTATGCCCAATGCTGGTACAATCAAGCAATGTGATGACTCACTTGAAGATAGTGGCTTTACTACATTCCATGGAGCAAGTCATCCTCCAGAACCTGTTGATACTGACCTAACGAAACCAGTTTATGTACCAATCGGTCCTAATAAAGTAGATGGTAAATGCCTAGTGAAAAACATGTCTCTGAAGGGTCCTTCCCTGGATGATATTTCAATTGACGTTCTTAACATGAAACCTAGTTCATTTCTTCTTTCACCTGCAGAGAGATGGACTGAAAATCCAAATGATCTTGGTGTAGTATCCTCTCCATTTATGGTTTCTCATCCATCTCAAAATACATTAGCAAGTCTACTCCCTGATTCTGAAGAAAAAGAATGTCTTTGGGATGCATCACTATCACCAAGCAGCAATGTCAGTCCACATAGTACCATTGGTAGTACTGGTGTTGGCACAGCTATGAACATTCCCAACAGCTGCACAAGCACATATAGGAGTGATCCATTGATGAGTGAAAGCTTGCTTATTACGGACAGAAACTATGAGAGCACTAGAAGTAGACTGATTATGCGGGGGGATTCACTAGAAAGCACTAAAACTAGCTTTAGCAGGGCAAGTGATAGCAGTGACCTTAGTGATGACAGTAACTGGAGTAACATTACTGGAAGTGCCAATAAGCCGCACAAAGGGAATGATCCCAGATGCAAGGCTATTCTTGCAATACGGGCACGTGATGGTATATTAGGCATGAGTCACTTTAGGTTACTGAAAAGGCTTGGTTGTGGTGACATTGGCACTGTTTATCTTTCAGCGCTAAATGGGACTTGTTGCGATTTCGCAATGAAAGTGATGGATAAGGCATCACTTGCAACTAGGAAAAAATTAACCCGTTCGCGGACAGAAAAAGAAATCCTTCAGCTGTTAGACCACCCATTCTTACCAACCTTGTACACTCATTTTGAAACCGACAGATTTTCATGTTTAGTCATGGAATATTGCCCAGGAGGAGATCTACATACTCTACGACAAAGACAGCCTGGGAAGCATTTTTCAGAATATGCTGCAAG GTTTTATGCTGCAGAAGTTCTATTGGCTCTCGAATATCTTCACATGCTAGGTGTACTTTACAGAGACTTAAAGCCTGAAAATGTTCTAGTACGTGACGATGGACACATCATGCTTTCGGATTTTGACCTATCCCTGAAATGTGCAGTTTCACCAATGGTCATAAGGACCTCATCTGATGATCCCTTTAAACGAGCTGCATTATGTGTGCAGCCAGCCTGTATTGCTCCCACATCTACATGCATTCAGCCAACATGCTTCCTCCCCCGAATATTTCCTcaaaagaacaagaaaagatCACAAAAGCCTCGAACTGAGCCTGGTTTTTCTGCTAATGCTATGCCTGAGCTAGTTGCAGAACCTACTGCAGCACGGTCAATGTCATTTGTCGGGACTCATGAATACTTAGCCCCTGAAATTATCAAGGGAGAAGGCCATGGCAATGCAGTCGACTGGTGGACATTTGGCATATTTCTGTATGAATTACTATATGGTAAAACCCCATTCAAGGGATCAGGAAACAGGGCAACTATCTTCAATGTAGTGGGACAACAGCTTAAGTTTCCAGATTCTCCTACAACGAGTTCTGCCAGCCGCAATCTGATTCAAGGATTGCTTATTAAAGAGCCTCAACACCGACTCGGGGTGAAAAGAGGAGCAAGTGAGATAAAGCAGCACCCTTTCTTTGAAGGCGTTAATTGGGCACTGATTCGTTCCAGTACACCACCTGAAGTGCCAAGACAGGTTGAAGTAGAGCTTCCACGGAAGTTTAAGCAAGTGGACTCTGTTGGAGTTTGCAGTAAAAGAATTGCAGGAACAGATGTGAATTCAGGGGGTAATTATGTTGACATTGAGTTCTTTTAG